The genomic segment GGGACATTAAAACCTGAGTGAAACCAACACCATGTAAGAGGCTGCATTGGGGGTgtcatcccacccactccccacagCCCTTAAGGCACCTCTAGAGTTCGAGTGCATGGCAAAGCCCTCTGCCAGAACCAAACCAACTGTGTGGCACTGGGAAAGACAGCACAACAGCCAAATACCCACAACTAGGAAATCTCCAGCCTGCCTAGTGCCAGGCCACACCAAGTTCTCTAGAGACCTCAggtttctccttttaaaaaaaaaaaaaaaaaaaaaaaaaaagagggagtcgggtggtaacgggtcaagtgcaggtggcacaaagcacaaggaccggcatcagaatcctggttcgaggggctgggtggtggcacacctggttgagggcacatgttacaatgctcagggacccaggttcgagcccccagttcccacctgcagggggaaagctttgcaagtggtgaagcagtgctgcaggtgtttctatcactcccttccctctcaatttctcactgtctctatccaataaataaataaagataatgcaaaaaaaaaaaaaaaaagaatcctggttccagcccctggctccccacctgcaggggagtcacttcacaagccgtgaagcaggtctttaggtgtctttctctccctctctctgtcttcccctcctctctccatttttctctgtcctatccaacaatgaagaaatcaataacaactacagcaataaaataacaagggcaacaaaagggaataattaaataaatatttactttattatttattacatataagaGAAAGTTTCACATAAGGTAgcgaggagagggggggagggagggaaggagagagagagaggatgggggtatggcataatggttatgcaaagagactttcatgcctaaggctctcaagtcccaggttcaataccccacactgcTATAAGCGagggctgagcagagctctggttaaaataaaattaaattaaatgacaaGAAAAGGAAAGTGGCAGGCAgaacttaaaagagagagagagacacacaaagagagaagCCGTCTATAGCATAATGTTCTACCAGTTGAATTACTTTCATAGCCTCTGGACCTTGGGCCTTTCATCAAGGAAACAGACCTGCGACCCGGGCTCCTGtgtctgggaagacagagaaagtctGAGGCAGAAGGGACAGGTTCTGGCCTTGCTTTCATCTGAGACTTTTCTTTATTTGCTCAAGGGGTAACATGGTTTAAATGCCAGGTCTCTGATGGTCCAGTTAAAATGCCAGTTCCCAGTGACCCCAAGGGTGTTCTTTTTCTCAGATGACCCGGAGTGGGGCAGGGTGCTTGGTTCAGTGGTGCTGCAAGACGGGGAATGACTTACACCACATGGGCCTTCCATGTAACACCACTGACTGGATTTGCCCAGAAGACACATGGCTTAGAACATCCTGAGAAAACGATGCAGGGGAAAAGCAGCAAATCAGTCAGAAAGTCTGGGCAGGGCagcagcgcagtgagttaagtgcgcatgtagtacaaagtgcaaggacctgagcaaggatcccggttcaagcccccggctccccacctgcaggggtagtcacttcacaagcagtgaaacgggtctacaggtgtctttctcttttcctctcccctctcaatttctctctgtccaatccaaaaagaagagggaggaggaggaggcataggaggagggagaaggagaagaaataaaaaaaaaatggctgtaggagcagtggattagtagtgcacgcaccaagccccagcaataaccataaagaaaataaaataaataaatcggaAAGTCAGTATTATGCTTTTGTACAACAGCTGTCCTGTCATAAAATTTATAATAACTTGCTAAATATCACTATCCTGAGGAGACAGCAGCTCAGAAAAATAAAGCCTTTTGCCTCACATCACAGCAGGCCCAGGATTCAAAGCCAGGTGTACCAGGAGAGCCCCAGCAGGCTGTCTGCAGTGACCCCACAGGGGCAGTGTAGGCCCGGGCAGAGTGCACTGAGTCTATCCCTCTCCGGGGCCAAGGCCCAGAACCTCCTCCTTGTACAGCACTGAACGCCTCTCTGATGAAGAAGTGGGAGGCGATGCACAGCAAGTAAGCTCAGCCCAGGTGGGTGAGGGGGCCGTCCTGATGCCTCGGGTGTCCTCTTTCCCTGCCCCATGCATCCTGGAGCCCAGGTTCCAGCCGTGTGTTGAGGGTCTGCCTGCTCCTTGCCACTCAGACCCCTTACCGGATGCTTCAGCCAATGATCCTTAATGGTGGGCCTCATCTTCTTATGCACGACTACCTCCTGCAGCTCCTCCAGTGATGGGTGCTGGCCAATCTCCTCCTCAAAGGGCAGCAAATACTCATCCACTGGTCCTGGGGTGAGAGAAAACCCAGCAGGCTCAGCCCCAGGGTCCCCCTCCCTTGCCAATCCCACGGCCGGGTCGCTGGAGACTCCCATGCCACTCACCGTCCGCAGCCTTGCAGCGGGACACGAGCTCCCACAACACCAGCCCCATGGCATACATGTCGATGCGCAGGAAGGCGTCTCTCTGGAAGTTGATGGCCCCCTCGAGCACTTCAGGGGCCATGTACCGTCTCGTACCCACCTGCGGGAGTAGGGGAGGAGGTCCTAAGGCACTGACCACATAAACTAACACTCAGAGCTGGAAAAGGGGCCTGTGTCCTGTTTGCACCAGACAGAGACAGGAGGGCAGAATTCGGAGTAAATTCCCAAACCAGGGTAATCCTGGGCTCTCCACAAAGACTCGGGAGAGGACGGGAAAGTCTCTCTGTGAGAGGTCCCAGGACAAAGGATACCTCAGCGGGTACAGGAAGCCGCACTTACCATGGAACTGCtacaatatataaaattatatatagctatatattaatatatattaaatttattattggatagagacagagagaggagggggagagagagacagacacctgcagccctcgtgaagctttcgccctgcaggtgggaaacagggacttgaacttgggcccttgtgtactgtaatgtgtgtgcttaaccaggtgtgcaactgcctggcTTCTGAACTGTGTCTTTACTCCATCAGCACTCTGTGGGGCTACTGAGACTAAAACCAAAAGCAGAGCCAGGAGAGGCTCACCCCAGCATGTGagagcactgtggacagcaccAGAGGGAAGCTCTGTGGACTGAGGAGcgcctcctctatctctccctctctttttttttttttaatatttatttatttccttttgttgcccttgttttattgttgtagttactgatgtcgttgttgttggataagacagagagaaatagaggaagggaagacagaggggggagagaaagatagacacctgcagacatgcttcaccgcctgtgaagcgattcccctgcaggtggggagctgagggctcgaaccgagatccttccgccagttcttgcacttggcgccacatgcgcttaatccgctacgctaccggctgactccctatctctccctcttgttCTCCTTCTATAATAAGAAGTGAAAATTTGGCCCAgggagtagtccaggaggtgtcacagtggatagagcactggactctcaagcatgaagtctagagttcaacccctggcagcacatgtgccagagtgatgcctgtttgttttgttgttttttttctttttctctttttcctctatctttctcattaataaatgaaaaaaatagttttaaaaaaattggccCAGGGAGGCTGTTCAGCAGACGTATCATGCTAATTACTTTAGGAGGAATTGATTGGGTTCTCGGTACGCTTTTCCTTTCATCTTTCTTAATTACAACCAAAAGAGAACAACAGAGGTAATCAAAGCCCTTCTTTGCCTACCAAGAAAATGAGAGCAATGTTCTTGGAGTTCTGAGTTCACAGTGACCACCTTTCTGCACCTTACCAGCCGAGCGTCTGAGCCTATGCCAGTGCCCCCTCGCACTGCCTCCTCACCTGGCCGTGGGTGTCCCCTGGAGGCTTCCCTGGCTCAAACCGAACAGCCAGGCCAAAATCAGCCAGCACAGCCGTGAGGTCGCTCTTCAGCAAGACATTCTTGCTTTTAAAGTCCCTGCGAAAATAAGTCATTTGAGTTGAAGCTGACCATCAGGGTCTAACCGATCCTGCTCTTGCCCTCCAAGCTCAGCTCCCCAGATGCTGTAGTCTATGCCCGAACCCTCCAGAGATCAGTAGCCAGGTCATGCCACCATCGCTGGGGAAAAGGTGTGCACCTGGGCAGAGCTCCACAAAGCTGCACCAGAGAGCAACTTTAGGACCCTTCCCTGCCCGCCGGCAGAACCCCAGGCGGCACTTCCTCCAGAACCCTGTCCAGTGGCTGGCAGCCAccatcctagttccagccccccagTGCCAGAGGCTGGCCTTTCCATGCTCAGAAGGGGTGACGGCAGCATGTGGGTCAGGGGTACATGTTTTCTGAGACAAATTCACTGTATTGAGCATGTAAGGAGAACAGAAGTTCAAATGACCTAAAATGGgcttcttagctttttccaaaatggataccccaaatctcatctgctctattcttacctttaggttccggattagtcaacaatttgtcctgctttatatcttaatgcttttcagccaccaagttgcagttgctaccttgacacccactTAAatgtccctgggcagactacctcaacaatgtgtcctggaaccttacctccccagagccctgtcccactaggggaaaaaacctggagtatggattgacctgctaacacccatgtccggtgaagaagcaattacagaagcgagccctcccaccttctgcaccccataatgatcctgggtccatactcccagaggaataagaatagggaagctggggccgggtggtggcgcacctagttgagtgcatacaaTACAAtgcggaaggacctgggtttgagcctctggctcccacctgcagggggaaagctttacgagtggcgaagcagggctgcaggtttctatctctctccttctctatcacccccctccctcttgatgtctggctgtctctatccaataaataaagagaataaataaataaataaaaagaatagggaagcttccaacggagggggtggaaattgtgtggagttgtacccctcttatcctgtgtttttgatgatcattattaaatcagtaataaaaacacAAAGCGTGAAGAAGTTCAAATGAGCTTCCACAGGTTTCTGTGCAGGGCCACAAAGGCGGGAGCAGAATAGACTGCAGGCTTACATGGACAACTCCACCTCTTTTATTTTGATttgtttatcattggatagaaacagagagaaagtgggggggggatagagacccctgcagccccgcctcaccacccgtgaagctttcctcctacaggtggggagtgggggcttgaacctgggtccttgtgcactgtaatatgtacacgtaaccaagtgtgccactgcttggccccctcttagctccccttctctctctctcttttccattttattggataggactgagagaaattgagagaagagggggagagagggagaaagaaccctgcagacctgcttcactgcttgtgaagtgtcccccctgcaggtggggagcccggggcttgaaccgggatccttgtgcatgatactatgtgcacttaactgggtgtgccaccacccgccccccgccCAACTTGACTTCTTAAAGGAGAGCTACTTTTGTCCTCTGTCTCCCCAATACTCATCTCAGTCTTGTTTGGAAGGTGGATCTGTAAGTACTGAGTGCAGATGCTTAGGGTCACCGCTGGCACTGGCACTGGCAGGCTGAACCATACAGACAAGCTGTTTCATATGGTCAACCTGACACGCCATGAGTGCTATTGCTACGAGGGGCCCTTCAGCCTCGGATGCTGAGGTTAGAGGCTCATCCCACCCCCTGCGTCTACACAATTCTATTAAACAACACCTGGCCACGTAACTCAACTTCCTTGCACCGATGCTTCCCCTGTAAGGGGGGACACAGGAACACGGCACCTCTTTCTGAGTGCAGGGGTGAGGCTCAAACAAGTTGGTATTTTAAAGCGTCCAGAGCAGTGCCTGCCACTTAGTGAACTAACACAGTAGCACTCAAACTGTGGTCTGAGGGAGAGGATCTGCAAGGTCAAAATTCTTCTCAAAATAACCTACTATCAAAATATATCTGTGAATTTGCCTTTTGTACGCTCATTTCTCAGAAGTGCAGTTTCCAGAGGCAAAAATACATGTGATACCATCACTGACAAATCAGTAGGATGCATGTGTCCTGGTTCAGCAGAGGTCAAAACACAACACACAACAAGAACAAGAGTTCTTCCTAAGATTGTAAAGAAATCCTAACTGAAAAGATGAGAACTGCTGAGACAACTTTCCAGCTGTGTAATGGAGTCAGCACATCTTCATGGGGCCACTGGAGGGCGCCAGCAAGCTACCTGGAGAGGCTACCTAGCAGCCAGACATgggcagaggggaagggagggggagcgcCAGGTACCCCAGGCTTGTGTGCTCAATCACTCCTGGCAGTAGTGTGGCTGCGTGTGGTTCtgaaatggagacacccccaaccccaggccCTCCTCACTCTCCAACCTCCTCCGCAGCTCCAGGCCAAGTAGAAGGTAAGCAGAGTCTAAGCCAGGTTACCTGTGAGCGATGGACGGCTTGTGGCCCTCACCACGGCACCAGGGCACATCCTCATGCAGGTACGAGAGGCCTCTTGACATCGTCTCTGCCACGTGACAGAGTTCATTCCATGTGATAATGTTCCCCTTGAGGTAATCTGTGAGGGAGCCCTAGAGAAGACAGCACAGAAATCGGGCACAAGTTTTGGGGCCAGGACAGAACCCTGCACAGTCCAGGGGACTCTCTCAATGGGCAAATGGCTGAGTTCCTCTCCAGGGAGCTTGGACTTGCATGGAAAGTGTGCATGGATTGGAGGCTGAGTGTGTGCTGAGGAATTTGTGTAAACTAAGAGCTTACTGGAGAACTGTCATGTAAACAGAAGTGACTGCAAAGAAACTTCtgaaaggatgggggagatagcataatggttatgcaaagagactctcatgcctgagaccccggaagtcccaggttcattcccctgcaccaccaaaagccagagatgagcagtgctctgaaaaacacacacacacacacacacacacacacacacacacacacacacacacacacacacacacttcttttgaGAACTTGGAAAGGGAAACAGATGGTTCAGGTAGTGACGCAGACTCATCCAGACAAAAGTTCTATGAGCTAGTAGTCCCCTGGAGTTAAAAGGGTACAAAGTGAAAGGGTGAACTGTGGACTTGAGGCTGCCGGCTCCTCAGGGACGATCTTGAGAGACAGGAGCAAATCTGGATTGAGAGGGAGACCAGGGCTGGAGATAGACATGGGGAGTCCCCTGAACGGAGGGCTTTAAGGAAATGCCAGCAATAAGGAGCAGGCACACACTTCAGCACAGACATAGAGCCAGACGTGTGTATTTAGAAGGATGAGGGCTGTCAGGAAGTGTTACATGAAGCTACTGCTCTTGCTTTTAAGGAATGATATTCACaggtgagctggggagacagcatgagtACATGGAAGGaccctcttgcctgaggctctgaggtctcaggttcccaacaccaccacaagccagagctgagcaggactctttcattaaaataaaataacccaagtgtgtgtgtatgtgtgcatgtgtgtgtgtatgtgtgtgtgtatgtgtgtatatatgtgtgtatgtgtatgtgtgtgtatatgtgtgtatgtgtatgtgtgtatgtatgtatgtgtgtatgtgtgtatatgtatgtgtgtatgtgtgtatgtgtatgtgtgtgtatgtgtgtgtatatgtgtgtgtatgtgtgtgtgtgtgtgtgtgtatgtgtgtgtgtatgtgtgtgtgtgtgagtgtgtgtgtgtgtgtgtgtgtgtgtgtgtgtgtgtgtgtatgaaaaggagaaagagaagtaagaAATCATTCCTGGGGCTGGAGCGGGTTGGCGGAGAAGGTGGTAGCACGACAGactagcacacatagtacaaagtgcaaggacttgcacaaggattcgagttcaagcccccggctccctaccagcGAGACaactgcttcacagctggtgaagcaggtctgcaggtgtctttctctccctccttctgtcttcccctcctctctcaatttctctctgccctatccaataaaatgaagaagaagttgaagaagaaaagaaaaagagaagcctccaggagcagtgggctcacAGTGCCGGCACAGCCCCGGCCCCGgcagcaaccctggaggcaaaaaaagaaaacattcctgCAGGAGGGATTTTggggttttttaatttctttatgggggaattaatgctttacagttgaaagtaaatgcagtagtttgtacatgcataacatttcccagtttgccacacaatacaccccccactaggtcctctgccatcttatttcaggacctgaaccctcctccgccaacccccaccccagagtcttttactttggtacaatactggagtagggactttttttttttaattaattaatttatttatgagaaagataggagagaaagaaccagacatcactctggtacatgtgctgcaagggatcaaactcaggacctcatgcttgagagtccagtgccttagccaccacACCACCTTCCGGGCCACACCTGGGgtagggattcttttttttttttttttttttttgcctccagggttattgctggggctcagtgcctgcaccatgaatccactgctcctggaggccatttttccaccttttgttgttttgttgcccttgttgtggttattgttgatgtcattagttgttggataggacagagagaaatggagagaggaggggaagacagaggggggagagaaagataagacctgcagatctgcttcaccgcctgtgaagcgattcccctgcaggtggggagcagggggcgtgcttaaccctctgcacaacCGCCAGACCCCCTGGGGTAGGGATTCTTATTGCAAGCTGAATCACCTCACTGTGGACAGCCACCaagaacccccacacacacacacctggcccaGGGCCTCCCGCCCCCAGGCCAGGCTCACCTTGTCGTGGAAGGCCGTGATGAGCCATAGCTCCACCTCCAGGTTGGAGCCGCGCTTCTCGGCAGCAATGAACTGCAGCAGGTTCTCATGCTTCATGCCCGGTGTGTTGAAGATCTCCCGCTCACTCTGCCACGATTGCTTGTCCTGCGCCAGGGACGTGGCTCAACCCCACTGCCACCACTgccctcccctgctctccccgCCCAGCACCCACAGCATCTGGAACAGAAGCAGAGCCAGGGGTGAGCCCAGCCCTGGAGCAGAAGCCAGTGTAGCCAACACCTGATGTGTAAGTGGGAACAGCTGAGGTCCAGACAGGAGAGAATGGTTTAAGATCACCCCCTAATAATAATACGGAGGAGGAGCACCAGGGCAGAGTCTTAGCATTGCTAAGTGAGCAGACGACTGCTTTAGGTGGCTCAGGTCTCCAAGGTGACATCAGCAGAACCTGACGTGAATATCAGTGGGCAAGGCAGCCCGTGAAGTGGCAGCACACAGAACTTGCTTTtgagagaccccaggttcaacccctggcaccactatcacccagagcaaagcagtgctttAACTTTAAAACACACAAACCATGAAAATCAGAGTGGCTCAAGGCTCTACCCATGGGCTCCACTCCTCTCCATTCCTCCTGTGTGAGGAGGCCTGGATTGTCCTGGGGGGCGGGAGAGCTCAGGATATGCCAGGGGAAGAAGACCCACAGCCCCTCCCTCACTCACCTGGAGTGGGAAGATCTTGACGGCCACGAAGTCGTTCATGAGCTGAGCCTTCCAGACACAGCCGAAACGTCCCCGAGCCTTGATCTCTAGCAGCTGCAGTGGCTTCAGGCCCACcaagggggaggggggtggaggcCCAGGGTCCTGTGGGGGCGGGGAGATAAAGGGCTTAGCAGGATCTGCCCGGcatccccacctctctctatccccccagtCCTGCGGCAGTAGACCCGTCTCACCTCATGGACGTCCACATGGCCGTAGGGGGGCTTGCGATGCCTGTACATCCAGAAAGCCAGCAGGACGACTAGGGAGAGGCCCCCGATGGGCAACAGCGAGTAGGCCAGCACCGTGAGCAGGGTGGGGGCTGTCGGGGGTGGCTCGTACGTGACTGGGGGACACACCACAGGGAGCCCTGTGTCACACAGCCCGCCCACCCCCACAGTCCAGGGCCAGACCAGCAGGCCCTGTTGCTACTCCCCACCCAGCACAGGCGCTGAGGGGCCCAGGGCCAAGGACACACCCGATCTGCTCCCCTCCGGGCCCCTCACCTTCTGGGCCTCCCGCCTCCGGCAAGTGAGTAAAGCGCTCGTTGCAGAAGTTGCCTTCACAGCAGCAGAAGTAGACCTGGGGGTTCTCCTCCGTGGCCACACACTCCTGCCTGGAAGACACACATGGTGT from the Erinaceus europaeus chromosome 21, mEriEur2.1, whole genome shotgun sequence genome contains:
- the ACVR2B gene encoding activin receptor type-2B isoform X1; translated protein: MTAPWAALALLWGSLCAGSGRGEAETRECIYYNANWELERTNQSGLERCEGEQDKRLHCYASWRNSSGTIELVKKGCWLDDFNCYDRQECVATEENPQVYFCCCEGNFCNERFTHLPEAGGPEVTYEPPPTAPTLLTVLAYSLLPIGGLSLVVLLAFWMYRHRKPPYGHVDVHEDPGPPPPSPLVGLKPLQLLEIKARGRFGCVWKAQLMNDFVAVKIFPLQDKQSWQSEREIFNTPGMKHENLLQFIAAEKRGSNLEVELWLITAFHDKGSLTDYLKGNIITWNELCHVAETMSRGLSYLHEDVPWCRGEGHKPSIAHRDFKSKNVLLKSDLTAVLADFGLAVRFEPGKPPGDTHGQVGTRRYMAPEVLEGAINFQRDAFLRIDMYAMGLVLWELVSRCKAADGPVDEYLLPFEEEIGQHPSLEELQEVVVHKKMRPTIKDHWLKHPGLAQLCVTIEECWDHDAEARLSAGCVEERVSLIRRSVNGTTSDCLVSLVTSVTNVDLPPKESSI
- the ACVR2B gene encoding activin receptor type-2B isoform X2 encodes the protein MTAPWAALALLWGSLCAGSGRGEAETRECIYYNANWELERTNQSGLERCEGEQDKRLHCYASWRNSSGTIELVKKGCWLDDFNCYDRQECVATEENPQVYFCCCEGNFCNERFTHLPEAGGPEAPTLLTVLAYSLLPIGGLSLVVLLAFWMYRHRKPPYGHVDVHEDPGPPPPSPLVGLKPLQLLEIKARGRFGCVWKAQLMNDFVAVKIFPLQDKQSWQSEREIFNTPGMKHENLLQFIAAEKRGSNLEVELWLITAFHDKGSLTDYLKGNIITWNELCHVAETMSRGLSYLHEDVPWCRGEGHKPSIAHRDFKSKNVLLKSDLTAVLADFGLAVRFEPGKPPGDTHGQVGTRRYMAPEVLEGAINFQRDAFLRIDMYAMGLVLWELVSRCKAADGPVDEYLLPFEEEIGQHPSLEELQEVVVHKKMRPTIKDHWLKHPGLAQLCVTIEECWDHDAEARLSAGCVEERVSLIRRSVNGTTSDCLVSLVTSVTNVDLPPKESSI